A single Kryptolebias marmoratus isolate JLee-2015 linkage group LG16, ASM164957v2, whole genome shotgun sequence DNA region contains:
- the tuft1a gene encoding tuftelin 1a, producing the protein MNGMTRSLCTIEDIRNQDGAEGCRRLRLTLHDQKEAARRSEQQRDKPIGRAFALVQPAGDRSAPGTEPAKSTEEQVEIIKVYLEARRQEQQNHQQSLKMLSDEVSQIQEVRYCLKSLREQMAAKTTKPNTNGWKVSIPFRKNTSSAPKGGPRADQQDADDEAERDKLREVSKRLYAQLQEAERKHQEERDRLQAEGSSLRERLSDKEERLRVTEEASERKDVRIEELKRLLGGMEQESATLRATIESREDELRELRRFREEGHKGEERAEQLEKEVAILKEKIHHLDDMLKSQQRKVRHMIEQLQNSRMVIQERDRVIKELEEKVAFLEAENREMRDQMDYYLGGQRSNSYLSSERNPQVVYSKPLKPSTSSTKPLPFIKVIEIKS; encoded by the exons ATGAACGGGATGACGAGGAGCCTGTGCACGATTGAGGACATCAGAAACCAAGATGGAGCT GAGGGGTGCAGGCGACTCCGGCTCACGCTCCACGACCAGAAGGAGGCCGCCCGGCGCTcggagcagcagagagacaag CCGATCGGACGAGCCTTTGCGCTGGTGCAGCCCGCCGGCGACAGGTCGGCCCCCGGCACCGAACCAGCGAAGTCCACCGAGGAGCAAGTGGAGATCATAAAG GTGTACCTGGAGGCCCGCAggcaggagcagcagaaccaccAGCAGAGCCTGAAGATGCTGTCGGACGAGGTCTCGCAGATTCAGGAG GTGAGGTATTGCTTGAAGTCTCTGAGGGAGCAGATGGCGGCCAAAACCACCAAG ccgAACACGAACGGGTGGAAGGTCAGCATTCCCTTCAGGAAGAACACCTCCTCCGCTCCCAAAGGAGGACCCCGAGCCGACCAGCAG GATGCGGACGACGAGGCGGAGCGAGACAAGCTGCGAGAAGTCAGCAAGCGTCTGTACGCGCAGCTGCAGGAGGCGGAGAGGAAGCACCAGGAGGAGAGAGACCGGCTGCAG GCTGAGGGCAGCAGTCTCAGGGAGCGCCTCAGTGACAAGGAGGAGAGGCTGAGGGTCACGGAGGAGGCCAGCGAGAGGAAGGACGTGCGCATCGAGGAGCTCAAGAGGCTGCTGGGCGGGATGGAGCAGGAGAGCGCCACCCTGAGGGCGACCATCGAAAGCCGCGAGGACGAGCTGCGGGAGCTGCGGCGGTTCAGAGAGGAGGGCCACAAAGGGGAGGAAAG AGCTgagcagctggagaaggagGTGGCCATCCTCAAGGAGAAGATCCACCATCTGGACGACATGCTGAAGAGCCAACAGAGGAAAGTTCGACACATGATCGAGCAG CTCCAGAACTCCCGCATGGTGATCCAGGAGCGAGACCGCGTGAtcaaggagctggaggagaaggTGGCGTTCTTGGAGGCGGAG AATCGAGAAATGCGCGACCAGATGGACTACTACCTGGGAGGGCAAAGGTCAAACTCCTACCTTTCATCAGAGCGCAACCCCCAGGTTGTTTACAG TAAACCCCTGAagccctccacctcctccaccaaGCCGCTCCCTTTCATCAAAGTCATCGAGATCAAGTCGTGA
- the lg16h1orf43 gene encoding protein C1orf43 homolog isoform X2, producing MRLATKSRRGPHAPLGHNAPKELKQEIEAKLGQVERIHYEPRLLAPEDNRLQQRAESGSSDYLYRMKALDAIRDTDFPFRELGGTPAAVTGKRFRTWLLQLQSSHCMLGDGRSALVDAVLDGYNKARHSAEVFGEAEFVKYRDALGELASMVKSRSSTLSQHHQSAAKDLTGSTAAADEPASASSSSSSTYLTSGLQQRSKKPRHFLELKNFKDNYNTLDSTL from the exons ATGCGCCTTGCCACAAAGTCTCGGAGAGGACCGCACGCCCCCCTCGGCCACAACGCACCGAAG GAACTCAAACAGGAAATCGAAGCCAAACTGGGCCAAGTTGAGAGAATCCACTACGAGCCTCGCTTGTTGGCTCCAGAAGACAACCGCCTGCAGCAGAGAGCCGAGTCTG gcTCCAGCGACTACCTGTACCGGATGAAAGCTCTGGACGCCATCAGAGACACCG ACTTTCCTTTTCGAGAACTGGGCGGGACGCCCGCGGCCGTGACGGGAAAGCGCTTCCGGAcctggctgctgcagctgcagagctccCACTGCATGCTGGGGGACGGCCGGAGCGCCCTCGTCGACGCCGTGCTGGACGGCTACAACAAAGCCCGTCACAGCGCAGAg GTGTTCGGTGAAGCGGAATTCGTAAAATACCGGGACGCTCTCGGCGAGCTGGCCTCCAT GGTGAAGTCTCGAAGCAGCACCCTGAGCCAGCACCACCAGTCTGCGGCCAAAGACCTGACCGGCAGCACCGCCGCCGCCGACGAGCCTGCAagcgcctcctcctcctcctcctctacctACCTCACGTCAGGCCTGCAGCAGCGCAGCAAGAAGCCCCGGCACTTTCTGGAGCTCAAGAACTTCAAGGACAACTACAACACTCTGGACAGCACTCTCTGA
- the lg16h1orf43 gene encoding protein C1orf43 homolog isoform X1, with translation MQNSSKIMESEKFLSGVNVILVMAYGTLIFVLLFIFVKRQIMRLATKSRRGPHAPLGHNAPKELKQEIEAKLGQVERIHYEPRLLAPEDNRLQQRAESGSSDYLYRMKALDAIRDTDFPFRELGGTPAAVTGKRFRTWLLQLQSSHCMLGDGRSALVDAVLDGYNKARHSAEVFGEAEFVKYRDALGELASMVKSRSSTLSQHHQSAAKDLTGSTAAADEPASASSSSSSTYLTSGLQQRSKKPRHFLELKNFKDNYNTLDSTL, from the exons atgcaaaactccTCAAAAATAATGGAGAGCGAGAAGTTTCTGTCGGGCGTCAACGTTATCCTCGTAATGGCGTACGGGACTCTG ATCTTCGTCCTGCTGTTCATCTTCGTCAAGAGGCAAATCATGCGCCTTGCCACAAAGTCTCGGAGAGGACCGCACGCCCCCCTCGGCCACAACGCACCGAAG GAACTCAAACAGGAAATCGAAGCCAAACTGGGCCAAGTTGAGAGAATCCACTACGAGCCTCGCTTGTTGGCTCCAGAAGACAACCGCCTGCAGCAGAGAGCCGAGTCTG gcTCCAGCGACTACCTGTACCGGATGAAAGCTCTGGACGCCATCAGAGACACCG ACTTTCCTTTTCGAGAACTGGGCGGGACGCCCGCGGCCGTGACGGGAAAGCGCTTCCGGAcctggctgctgcagctgcagagctccCACTGCATGCTGGGGGACGGCCGGAGCGCCCTCGTCGACGCCGTGCTGGACGGCTACAACAAAGCCCGTCACAGCGCAGAg GTGTTCGGTGAAGCGGAATTCGTAAAATACCGGGACGCTCTCGGCGAGCTGGCCTCCAT GGTGAAGTCTCGAAGCAGCACCCTGAGCCAGCACCACCAGTCTGCGGCCAAAGACCTGACCGGCAGCACCGCCGCCGCCGACGAGCCTGCAagcgcctcctcctcctcctcctctacctACCTCACGTCAGGCCTGCAGCAGCGCAGCAAGAAGCCCCGGCACTTTCTGGAGCTCAAGAACTTCAAGGACAACTACAACACTCTGGACAGCACTCTCTGA